A single region of the Zygotorulaspora mrakii chromosome 4, complete sequence genome encodes:
- the POG1 gene encoding Pog1p (similar to Saccharomyces cerevisiae POG1 (YIL122W); ancestral locus Anc_2.240), with protein sequence MSADKANVESQTPDAGQMSAESSEINTENVGERAEKQPKSDVQTTISSSEATTDRSRGPAPSSASSTTAESSVTLKLKILEQLGIKNISALNKEDDEFLSYFLQIKLEQERKDVEKLRDCNLEKLNFILDKCSSSETLTSQSVNDIIDIFSNRGHATPRQENDFDIYPSDRKRKRLEPPIMRHNARQGVASDYARESQFQYAPLGPEHGHSQGRSQSQFQLQQPFMFPYHFQYQGGQGPNRWLPQQLGPQGQILAGLGPQNLSPRSNSDATTAESVSGSNPRTTSQNVSSGISTTASQNLAYPPANPTYATPTSYLMPPGSTRRPPGLMAQQNTNQESTQAGIPNYLPPTQQFQPHSRFKGEGVPIRRQGNHRRSQSSITPSSNYSLRSPIKELQATPQKPVNFLIHTPKYPPPT encoded by the coding sequence ATGTCAGCTGATAAAGCAAATGTGGAGAGCCAGACACCAGATGCAGGGCAAATGAGTGCGGAGTCATCTGAAATCAACACTGAAAATGTCGGCGAAAGAGCGGAAAAGCAACCCAAGTCCGATGTTCAGACTACTATTAGCTCCTCAGAGGCTACAACGGATCGAAGTAGAGGACCAGCGCCATCATCGGCTTCTTCCACAACTGCAGAATCATCTGTTACTCTCAAATTAAAGATTCTGGAACAATTGggaatcaaaaatatatctGCCCTTAATAAAGAGGACGATGAATTCCTAAGctattttttgcaaattaAATTGGAGCAAGAAAGAAAGGATGTAGAAAAACTACGGGATTGTAACCTGGAGAAGTTGAACTTCATTTTAGATAAATGCAGCTCAAGTGAAACGTTAACAAGCCAATCCGTTAATGATAtcattgatatttttaGCAATCGAGGACATGCCACACCGCGTCAGGAAAACGATTTTGATATATATCCTTCTGatagaaaaagaaaacgacTGGAACCTCCTATAATGCGCCACAATGCACGCCAGGGAGTAGCTTCAGATTACGCGAGGGAGTCACAGTTTCAGTATGCACCCTTGGGTCCTGAGCACGGTCATTCACAGGGCCGTTCACAGTCACAGTTTCAATTACAACAACCGTTTATGTTCCCctaccattttcaatacCAAGGTGGCCAGGGACCAAATCGATGGCTGCCGCAGCAACTTGGGCCACAGGGTCAAATCCTAGCAGGACTGGGACCTCAAAATTTATCTCCACGAAGTAATTCAGACGCCACCACTGCCGAGTCAGTCAGTGGATCAAACCCAAGGACTACATCGCAAAACGTTTCGTCTGGAATATCAACTACCGCTTCACAAAACTTAGCATACCCACCTGCTAATCCTACGTACGCGACACCCACATCTTATCTGATGCCTCCTGGATCAACACGTCGACCTCCTGGGTTGATGGCACAGCAAAATACGAATCAAGAATCAACTCAAGCAGGTATCCCAAATTATCTGCCACCCACACAGCAATTTCAACCTCATTCTCGCTTCAAGGGAGAGGGCGTACCAATTCGAAGACAAGGAAACCATCGAAGGTCACAAAGTTCGATAACACCCTCATCGAATTATTCCTTGAGATCGCCTATTAAGGAATTGCAAGCTACTCCGCAGAAGCCAGTCAACTTTCTCATACACACCCCAAAATATCCTCCTCCAACCTAA
- a CDS encoding SUN domain-containing protein (similar to Saccharomyces cerevisiae SIM1 (YIL123W) and SUN4 (YNL066W); ancestral locus Anc_2.239), producing the protein MKVSSVTLAACLLGSSAIVSGLPHLHVKRDDDCITTVNDSHKHKRAVAVEYVYETITVDNSGQPITSAATKPAVSYSGVSSVLTSTLVPEISSTATASAVSSSAAPVSSSSVATSVSSTTTSSSEVPSASSITSSSVTTSSAAGTSSTATSSVSSVSSSTSSSSGGLAGDLNSFSPPTEKFSDGTIPCSHFPAGQGVVPIDWMNQGGWSGIENPDTSVGGSCSEGSYCSYACQSGMSKTQWPSNQPSDGRSIGGLYCKGGFLYRSNTDHDYLCEWGVQAAEVVSELDKDVAICRTDYPGTENMVIPTFVQAGNSSPLTIVNQDTYYTWRGMKTSAQYYVNNAGVSVEDGCIWGEPGSGIGNWAPLNFGAGSASGVSYLSLIPNPNNKSPLNFNVKIVAADSSANVIGECAYENGSFQGGSDGCTVSVTSGMAKFVLYN; encoded by the coding sequence atgaaagtttcaTCTGTTACACTAGCTGCTTGCTTGTTAGGCTCTAGCGCTATTGTTTCTGGCTTACCCCATCTCCACGTCAAGCGTGACGACGATTGTATTACCACTGTTAATGACTCTCACAAGCATAAGAGAGCCGTTGCCGTCGAATATGTTTACGAGACTATTACCGTTGACAACAGCGGTCAACCAATCACCAGTGCAGCAACCAAACCTGCAGTTTCATACTCAGGTGTTTCATCAGTTTTGACCTCAACTTTGGTACCAGAAATCTCTAGCACTGCCACTGCTTCCGcagtttcttcttctgctgctccagtttcttcttcctctgtTGCTACTTCTGTATCCAGCACCACTACATCGTCTAGCGAAGTTCCATCAGCATCTTCGATTACCTCTTCTTCGGTAACCACTTCATCCGCAGCAGGAACCTCATCAACCGCTACTTCCTCTGTGTCCTCTGTGTCCTCTTCAACTTCGTCTTCTTCGGGTGGTCTTGCCGGcgatttgaattcattttctccTCCAACGGAGAAATTCTCTGATGGTACTATCCCTTGTAGCCACTTCCCAGCTGGTCAAGGTGTTGTTCCAATCGATTGGATGAACCAGGGTGGCTGGTCTGGAATCGAAAATCCAGACACTTCCGTCGGTGGCAGCTGTTCTGAAGGCTCCTACTGTTCTTATGCCTGTCAATCAGGTATGTCAAAGACCCAATGGCCATCCAATCAACCATCTGACGGTAGATCCATTGGTGGATTGTACTGTAAAGGCGGCTTTCTGTATCGTTCCAACACTGATCACGATTACTTGTGCGAATGGGGTGTACAAGCTGCCGAAGTTGTTTCTGAACTTGACAAAGATGTTGCTATTTGCAGAACTGACTATCCAGGTACCGAAAATATGGTCATTCCAACTTTTGTTCAGGCTGGTAATTCCTCACCACTAACCATCGTCAATCAAGACACCTATTACACTTGGAGAGGTATGAAAACATCTGCTCAATATTATGTGAACAATGCTGGTGTTTCTGTGGAAGACGGTTGTATCTGGGGTGAACCAGGCTCCGGTATCGGTAACTGGGCTCCATTAAACTTCGGAGCTGGTTCGGCCAGCGGTGTCAGTTATTTGTCCCTGATCCCAAATCCAAACAACAAATCCCCATTAAATTTCAATGTAAAGATCGTTGCAGCTGACTCTTCAGCAAACGTGATCGGAGAGTGTGCCTACGAAAATGGTTCATTCCAGGGTGGCTCTGATGGCTGTACCGTTTCCGTTACATCTGGAATGGCTAAATTCGTGTTATACAACTAA
- the AYR1 gene encoding acylglycerone-phosphate reductase (similar to Saccharomyces cerevisiae AYR1 (YIL124W); ancestral locus Anc_2.238), whose amino-acid sequence MYQHYTSDDFYYMSSLRFARMPFFKGLVSCSSKKLKHIKNAIRSRFIPSQYYSIRIKYPTSKMSNLSNRKIAVVTGASQGIGYHVSRELAQHNYKVYACARHTEAIEKLAENFAEGVIIPCHLDISKVVEIKKFKEKLGLELPGQRLDLLFNNAGQSCTVPAIDVTDAMVEQCFQVNVFGHINMCAQLAEFLINAKGTITFTGSLAGIAAFPFGSIYGATKAAIHQYARVLHLEMRPFGVRVINTITGGVATDIAEKRPLPDHSYLNFKEGIEAFDRRREMAKRNHPTPVEEYAKQVVGDILSSRDPLDVYRGKLARLLTLVYTFLPYWLIEWGVEKKFRLHAAYKVLREKQH is encoded by the coding sequence ATGTATCAACACTATACTTCGGATGATTTCTACTACATGTCATCACTCAGGTTCGCCCGAATGCCCTTTTTCAAGGGACTTGTAAGTTGCTCCAGCAAAAAATTAAAACatataaaaaatgcaatACGGTCAAGGTTCATTCCTTCACAGTATTACTCTATTCGCATTAAGTATCCAACGTCGAAGATGTCAAACTTATCCAACAGAAAGATTGCTGTTGTCACAGGTGCTTCTCAAGGTATTGGCTACCATGTCTCCCGTGAGCTAGCCCAGCACAATTATAAAGTATACGCATGTGCGAGGCACACTGAAGCCATAGAGAAATTAGCTGAGAACTTTGCCGAAGGCGTCATTATTCCATGTCACCTGGACATCTCTAAGGTTGTTGagattaaaaaatttaaagaaAAGTTGGGCCTAGAATTACCTGGCCAGAGGCTGGATCTCTTGTTCAACAATGCAGGCCAAAGTTGTACAGTCCCGGCCATCGATGTTACTGATGCGATGGTGGAACAATGCTTCCAAGTCAACGTATTTGGCCATATCAACATGTGCGCGCAACTAGCTGAGTTCCTAATCAACGCTAAAGGGACTATTACATTCACCGGTTCTCTGGCAGGTATTGCAGCATTTCCATTCGGAAGCATCTATGGTGCTACGAAAGCAGCAATCCATCAGTATGCCAGAGTTTTGCATTTAGAGATGAGACCCTTTGGTGTTAGAGTGATCAACACGATCACCGGTGGTGTCGCCACAGATATCGCTGAGAAAAGACCGTTACCTGATCATTCTTATCTCAACTTCAAGGAAGGTATAGAGGCATTTGACAGAAGACGTGAAATGGCAAAAAGAAACCACCCAACTCCTGTGGAGGAGTACGCAAAACAAGTCGTTGGCGATATTCTAAGTTCAAGAGATCCGCTGGATGTATACAGAGGAAAATTGGCCAGACTTCTAACCTTGGTATACACTTTTTTGCCGTACTGGCTAATTGAATGGGGGGTTGAGAAGAAATTCAGACTCCATGCTGCCTACAAAGTGTTGAGAGAAAAACAGCACTGA
- the KGD1 gene encoding alpha-ketoglutarate dehydrogenase KGD1 (similar to Saccharomyces cerevisiae KGD1 (YIL125W); ancestral locus Anc_2.237) translates to MLRTVSQLSSRNMLRRCLLKNAGSHSRPLGGSLLCAARGARGFASGTDTFLSTSNANYIDEMYEAWQKDPSSVHASWNAYFKNMGNMNIKSSSAFQAPPNLVSGPTGAENLALDKPMGTTVDENVMCHLKIQLLCRAYQVRGHLKAHIDPLQISFGDDKTKPVPKELTLEYYGFTERDLDKQINLGPGILPRFARDGKTKMTLREIVSSMEKLYCSSYGVQYTHIPSKEKCEWLRERIEIATPYQYTIDQKRQILDRLTWATSFESFLSTKFPNDKRFGLEGLEVAVPGIKTLIDRSVELGVEDVVLGMAHRGRLNVLSNVVRKPNESIFSEFKGSTAQDDIEGSGDVKYHLGMHYKRPTTSGKYVNISLVANPSHLEANDPVCLGRTRSILHAKNDLEKKDKALSVLMHGDAAFAGQGVVYETMEFLNLPEYSTGGTIHVIFNNQIGFTTDPRFARSTPYPSDIAKAIDAPIFHVNANDVEAVTFIFNLAAEWRSKFHTDAIIDVVGWRKHGHNETDQPSFTQPLMYQKIAKQKSVIDVYTEKLIIEGSFTKADIEEHKKWVWGLFEEAFEKGKEYKPNSREWLTAAWENFKSPKELATEILPHEPTNVPADTLKHIGKVISSAPEGFEIHRNLKRILNNRGKSIDTEKGIDWSTGEALAFGTLALEGYHVRISGEDVERGTFSQRHAVLHDQNSENIYTPLKNLSEKQGDFTISNSSLSEYGVMGFEYGYSLTSPDYFVMWEAQFGDFANTAQVIIDQFIAGAEQKWKQRSGLVLSLPHGYDGQGPEHSSGRLERFLQLANEDQRFFPSEEKLKRQHQDCNFQVVYPTTPANLFHILRRQQHRQFRKPLVLFFSKQLLRHPLARSELSEFTDGSFQWVIEDAEHGKSIGTREETKRLVLLTGQVYTALHKKRAELGDKTTAFLRIEQPHPFPFAQLRDTINSYPNLEEIKFCQEEPLNMGSWSYQAPRIATVLKETEKYKDFNVQYCGRNPSGAVAAGNKTLHTAEEEAFLSEVFGQQQ, encoded by the coding sequence ATGTTGAGAACAGTTTCACAACTTTCATCGCGTAACATGCTAAGGCGTTGCTTGTTGAAGAATGCAGGCTCGCATTCGAGACCGCTGGGAGGATCACTGCTGTGTGCTGCCAGGGGAGCGAGAGGGTTTGCCAGCGGCACAGACACTTTTTTGTCTACTTCTAACGCCAACTATATCGACGAGATGTATGAGGCTTGGCAGAAGGATCCAAGTTCTGTCCATGCGTCTTGGAATGCGTACTTCAAAAACATGGGCAACATGAACATCAAGTCGTCTAGCGCATTTCAGGCGCCACCAAATTTAGTAAGCGGTCCTACGGGTGCTGAGAATTTGGCATTAGATAAGCCAATGGGCACTACAGTTGACGAAAATGTGATGTGCCATTTGAAGATCCAGCTTCTATGTAGAGCTTACCAGGTCAGAGGCCATTTGAAAGCACACATCGATCCTTTACAGATTTCTTTTGGTGATGACAAGACAAAGCCGGTTCCAAAAGAACTAACATTAGAGTACTATGGTTTCACTGAGCGTGATCTCGACAAGCAAATAAACTTAGGTCCCGGTATCTTACCCAGATTTGCTAGAGATGGTAAGACGAAGATGACTTTGAGAGAGATTGTTAGCTCCATGGAAAAGTTATACTGTTCATCTTATGGTGTGCAGTATACTCATATTCCATCAAAGGAGAAGTGTGAATGGTTAAGAGAGAgaattgaaattgcaaCTCCTTACCAGTACACTATTGATCAAAAGAGACAAATATTAGATAGGCTGACTTGGGCTACCTCATTTGAAAGTTTcttatcaacaaaatttccaaatgaTAAAAGATTCGGTTTAGAAGGTCTTGAAGTCGCTGTCCCAGGTATCAAGACCTTAATCGATCGTTCTGTTGAATTAGGCGTTGAAGATGTTGTATTAGGTATGGCTCATCGTGGTAGATTAAATGTTTTATCGAACGTTGTTCGTAAGCCAAATGAATCTATCTTCTCTGAATTCAAGGGGTCAACTGCCCAGGACGATATCGAAGGGTCAGGTGATGTGAAATATCATCTAGGTATGCATTACAAAAGACCAACAACTTCAGGTAAATATGTCAACATTTCGTTGGTCGCAAATCCATCCCATTTAGAGGCAAATGATCCCGTTTGTTTGGGTAGGACAAGGTCTATTCTTCATGCAAAGAACGACCTTGAGAAGAAAGACAAGGCTTTATCCGTCTTAATGCATGGTGATGCCGCTTTTGCCGGTCAAGGTGTGGTTTATGAGACAATGGAATTCTTGAACTTGCCAGAATATTCTACAGGTGGTACCATCCACgttattttcaacaatcaAATTGGGTTCACTACAGACCCAAGATTTGCTAGATCCACACCATACCCCTCTGATATTGCTAAAGCTATCGATGCACCAATCTTCCACGTTAATGCTAATGATGTTGAAGCTGTTAcattcatcttcaatttaGCCGCCGAATGGAGAAGTAAGTTCCATACTGATGCTATAATTGATGTTGTTGGTTGGAGAAAACATGGTCATAACGAAACAGATCAACCATCCTTCACTCAACCTTTGATGTATCAAAAGATTGCTAAACAAAAATCTGTTATTGATGTTTACACTGagaaattgataattgAAGGTTCATTTACGAAGGCTGACATTGAAGAACATAAAAAATGGGTTTGGGgattatttgaagaagcttttgaaaagggaaaagaatataaaCCAAACTCAAGAGAATGGTTAACTGCTGCCTgggaaaatttcaaatcaccAAAAGAATTAGCAACTGAAATTTTGCCGCATGAACCAACAAACGTTCCCGCTGATACTCTGAAACATATCGGTAAAGTAATCTCTTCAGCACCAGAAGGCTTTGAAATTCacagaaatttgaaaagaatattgaATAATAGAGGTAAATCTATTGACACtgaaaaaggaattgaTTGGTCTACCGGTGAAGCCTTAGCTTTTGGTACTTTGGCTCTTGAAGGTTATCATGTCAGAATTTCTGGTGAAGATGTCGAAAGAGGTACATTTTCTCAACGTCATGCTGTTTTACATGACCAGAATTctgaaaatatatatactCCATTAAAAAACCTAAGCGAAAAGCAAGGTGATTTCACGATCTCAAACTCTTCACTATCGGAATACGGTGTTATGGGGTTCGAGTATGGTTATTCTTTAACAAGTCCAGATTATTTTGTTATGTGGGAGGCTCAGTTTGGTGATTTCGCAAATACTGCGCAAGTTATTATTGATCAATTCATTGCAGGTGCCGAAcaaaaatggaaacaaCGTTCAGGTTTAGTTCTTTCTTTACCTCACGGTTATGACGGTCAAGGTCCTGAACATTCTTCTGGCAGATTGGAGAGATTCTTACAGTTGGCGAATGaagatcaaagatttttcccATCGGAAGAGAAACTGAAGAGGCAACATCAGGATTGTAATTTCCAAGTTGTGTATCCAACAACACCAGCAAACTTATTCCATATCTTGAGAAGACAACAGCATCGTCAATTCCGTAAACCACTAGTTTTATTCTTCTCGAAACAGCTGCTACGTCATCCATTAGCAAGATCTGAACTATCAGAGTTTACTGATGGAAGTTTCCAATGGGTGATCGAAGATGCTGAACATGGAAAGAGCATTGGTACCAGAGAAGAAACCAAGAGACTGGTATTATTGACAGGTCAAGTGTACACTGCATTGCATAAGAAGCGTGCTGAATTGGGTGATAAAACAACCGCTTTCCTCAGGATTGAGCAACCTCATCCATTCCCATTTGCTCAGTTACGTGACACAATCAACTCTTATCCAAACTTAGAAGAAATTAAATTCTGTCAAGAAGAGCCATTAAATATGGGTTCATGGTCTTACCAAGCTCCAAGAATAGCTACTGTTTTGAAGGAGACAGAAAAGTATAAGGATTTCAATGTGCAATATTGTGGAAGAAATCCAAGTGGTGCTGTTGCGGCTGGTAACAAGACTTTACATACCgcagaagaagaagcatTCTTAAGTGAGGTATTTGGTCAACAGCAGTGA
- the RPL9B gene encoding 60S ribosomal protein uL6 (similar to Saccharomyces cerevisiae RPL9B (YNL067W); ancestral locus Anc_2.236) produces the protein MKYIQTEQFIEIPEGVTVNIKSRVVKVTGPRGTLVKNLKHIDVTFTKIGSKQIKVAVHNGDRKHVAALRTVKSLVDNLITGVTKGYKYKMRYVYAHFPINVNVVDKDSKKFVEIRNYLGDKKVRLVPVREGVDIEFSANQKDEIVLSGNSVEDVSQNAADIQQICRARNKDIRKFLDGIYVSEKGVIAEEE, from the coding sequence ATGAAGTACATTCAAACTGAGcaattcattgaaatcCCAGAAGGCGTTACCGTTAACATCAAGTCCAGAGTTGTTAAGGTCACTGGTCCAAGAGGTACTTTGGTCAAAAACTTGAAGCACATCGATGTTACTTTCACCAAGATCGGCAGCAAGCAAATCAAGGTTGCTGTTCACAACGGTGACAGAAAGCATGTTGCTGCTTTGAGAACTGTTAAGTCATTGGTTGACAACCTGATCACTGGTGTCACCAAGGGCTACAAGTACAAGATGAGATACGTTTACGCGCATTTCCCAATCAACGTTAACGTTGTTGACAAGGACAGCAAGAAGTTTGTCGAAATCAGAAACTATTTGGGTGACAAGAAGGTCAGATTAGTTCCAGTGAGAGAAGGTGTCGACATTGAATTCTCCGCCAACCAGAAGGACGAAATTGTTCTATCTGGTAACTCAGTCGAAGACGTTTCTCAAAACGCTGCCGACATTCAGCAAATCTGTCGTGCCAGAAACAAGGATATCCgtaaatttttggatgGTATCTACGTCTCTGAGAAGGGTGTCATTGCTGAAGAAGAGTGA